The DNA sequence TCCGTTTGCTACAATGTTCACAGACATTCCTTTTGATGGATTAAATGCCATAATTCCCATAATACTCTTTGCATTAATTCTGGCATCCCCACTCTCCAAACAAATGTCACTGTCAAACTGACAAGCGACCTGCACCAGTTCTGCAATCGGATTGCTATACTCTTTCGCTACATTAGATACAATAACTTTCTTTTC is a window from the Roseburia sp. 499 genome containing:
- a CDS encoding HPr family phosphocarrier protein, whose translation is MSEKKVIVSNVAKEYSNPIAELVQVACQFDSDICLESGDARINAKSIMGIMAFNPSKGMSVNIVANGTDEQEALNAMERFLACQ